The following are from one region of the Chanos chanos chromosome 10, fChaCha1.1, whole genome shotgun sequence genome:
- the ankrd1a gene encoding ankyrin repeat domain-containing protein 1, with the protein MGLLRVEELVTGKRCEGKETGDRRAEVYAVGEYESSVNNEKQDDLRTHKELSATCKSDNITENDLNITLNVDYSGHLKLETVDDLFNIIKLKKRRRERKKLVQKKDPEPEVLPDVVDKAMFLMAAMENKLPVVEKYLSDGGDPNVCDDFKRTALHKASYRGHVEIMKRLIEAGASIENKDKLDSTAVHWACRGGSLPALELLLNHGGKFNTRDKLNSTPLHVAVRTGHYECAEYLIHCGADINAKDRDGDTPMHDAVRINRFKMIKLLLLYGANLKTKNNDGKSPMDSLLSWQSGAKNILNNFKEDSISPTM; encoded by the exons ATGGGTTTGCTACGCGTGGAAGAACTG GTTACTGGGAAGCGCTGTGAGGGAAAGGAGACAGGAGACCGTCGTGCTGAGGTGTATGCCGTGGGCGAGTATGAATCCTCTGTCAACAATGAGAAACAGGACGATCTAAGGACACACAAGGAGCTGAGCGCCACATGCAAGAGTGACAACATCACTGAGAATGATCTCAACATCACACTCAAT gtTGATTACTCTGGGCATCTAAAGCTGGAAACAGTGGATGACCTCTTTAACATCATTAagctgaaaaagaggagaagagagagaaagaagctaGTGCAGAAGAAGGATCCGGAACCTGAAGTCTTG CCAGATGTTGTGGATAAGGCTATGTTCCTGATGGCTGCTATGGAAAATAAATTACCTGTGGTGGAGAAATACCTTTCAGATGGAGGAGATCCCAATGTCTGTGATGAT tttaagcGTACTGCTTTACACAAAGCTAGCTACCGAGGTCACGTCGAGATCATGAAGAGGCTCATTGAGGCTGGAGCATCCATCGAGAACAAAGACAAG cTGGACTCCACAGCTGTGCACTGGGCGTGTCGAGGGGGTAGTCTGCCTGCCCTGGAGCTTCTGCTAAACCATGGAGGCAAATTTAACACCAGGGACAAG CTGAATAGCACACCTCTCCATGTGGCAGTGAGGACTGGTCACTACGAATGTGCAGAATATCTCATTCACTGTGGAGCAGACATTAACGCTAAAGACAGG GACGGAGACACACCTATGCATGATGCAGTGAGGATAAACAGATTCAAAATGATTAAACTCTTGCTTCTTTATGGGGCTAATCTGAAGACAAAGAACAAT GACGGAAAGTCTCCAATGGACAGTCTTCTATCTTGGCAAAGTGGAGctaaaaacattttgaacaaCTTTAAAGAAGATTCAATAAGTCCAACGatgtaa